The genomic window gaccgcggcatGCCACCACtttgtacccacgctccagcgcatccgtcaACGTGTCGCcatgggacctttccaggcgcgcgtggtgagaggctgtgcagccagcggtgcgaggtggcaagtggcgctgacaagattgccatcgtggcgagcggtggcgcccctgacggtcccttttctgcactgtttgggcgacacagacgggcatttaatgcctttgtcccctgccgtcagggttaggtaggatacactgtacaagtagttgtaccaaccagaATACGCTTTCCAGTTTTGCCctcgcctacgttgccacctgtcggtgacccctttagcatataaaaggaggcccgtgcgcaacgtagagggggttcgaaacATTCGAAGCCAGAGAACACTCacactctcgagcaagaacacaatacaatcacaaagcagcagtaggagtattatctctccggagagctccgaagctgggtaaaatcgctcgtgtgcttcgcctcgatccgctcttcgtgcgatctccgcccccccgccAGACCAaaaggggctccggtcccataggtgttcgtttcccacgacaATTGCATAGACCGATCGGTCTAAATTGAGTTGTCTTTTCCGATGAATTAACCTTTGGGATCATTACAATTGTAATATCATTCCATTCTAGCGGTACAAGTATTCACCGCAAGCCAGAGCTCCTCGGTCGAGTCTTCCCCCAACATAAACCAAAAAAAATTTATAAAAAATGGCAGAGAGTCCATCTCGTGTCCGTGGTTTTAAACCATCAATGTCAAAGAGGGCCTTAACTAGAGGCTGATGATGTGCCTATTGAAAAAACATTTGGGTTCATTCGATTTTCCTGAAGCAATTGGGTTTTCATCTTGCGGTTGCCCTGCCTTCTTCCTTGAGCACACTCATCGACCCTCCCACCAATACAACGATCGGCCAAATGGCTAGCAAACCCCCACCTGTGGCCAGTGGTGCTGCCCCGCGTCCCTCATTTCCCTATCTTGCCCTCATAGCGCCTATGTAGTGATGTTGCCACCACGACAAGCCATTTCGTCCCCATCTCCAACCAAGTCCTAGCTTGTCCTCTCCATATAAACATAATAACTATCTGCCTAGTGCATTGTCCACCAAACTACATGTGAAGATATTGATCCAACATCATTTTATTCCTCACTCGCCATGAAAATGTGAACCAGGAGCGGGGTTTGACCGCGTCACAACAAACATAATGACAATTTCTTGCTTTATCCCTCATCCCCCGCATGAACACTTTAATGCACACTCGGTCTTTGTTTGCTTCACAACAAACATGGATGTCTCCTACTTATATGGGCGATCAACATCAAAACATGACCCATGTCTGGTAGCGACAAACATCAATGTCAACCCCTGCTTTATCCATCATTGGCGCAAAAAGTTGACCCACATGCGTGTTCCTACTGCATTGCGGAAAGCTTTGACATTGTTCTCCCTTGATAGTCCCTCAAACTCGAGTAATCAATATTGGGCCCCAACATGATAATGTAACCCAGGTATGGTTTTCGACCATGTTGCGACAAACATAAGCGCCAGTCTCCCACTTTATCCCTCTCTGATGACCAATATTGTCTCTTAGCGTGAAACATGACCAACATACTGTTTTTGACCGTTTTACGACAAGCATTGGCGTCAATCTCCTACTTCATGACCCTCCGATAACAGTGGCGAAGGCAGAATATTCTTCAAGGTATGGCCGATGTAAGAAGCTAGGTGCACAAAATACAGATTGTGAAGTTTTCCTCACTGGATACCAATATGCAACTCCTATGACTCTTGATGTGAAAACAAGAACCACATTTTCGGCTGTGTCATGCCAAACATTGGCGTCAATCTCCCGGTTTATCCCCGTCAGCTGACTAACATTGGCTCACAACGTAAAAGCATGAACCTTGATTTCTCCTAATGAAATCTGAGAGGGAGGCCTCTCTTTTACTAAAAAAACAACAACGTAAAAACATAAACCATGTGTTGTTTTCGACCACATCCCGACGAACATCGATGTCGATCTCTTGCTTTATCCCTCTCCAATAACTAATATGCAACTTATGTGACCCTGGATCAACCAGAGCCGAGAGATTATCATGTGCCCCAGGTTGTTGGCACGAGttttctaagagcatctccactcgttcgcCCCTCCAGGGGCTAGAAAAAGCGTCGCCCTGGAGGGCGCGCCGGCTGAAATATCGGCTTGGGGGCGATCTGGTTCCTagccgtcgcccccaggcgccgatttCAGCCCACTTTCGGCGCAAATTGACCAATTTCGGCCCGTATTTGACGTGCTTCGGCACAAATTCAACATAAAAGgctattttttatcacatagttcatcgcagaaaatcaataaaaattaaatagttcaatacaaattatatagttcaacagataaaaactcatatttcatcacacgtcgagctaggcgttgccctcgagcctccataggtgctccaccagatcctgctgcagttgttgatgcaccagtgggtctcggatctcctgacgtaTATTGAGGAAGGCAGTCCAGATTGCCGATAGGTGGTGATCAACTtaggctagaggaccctgcctgtaatatggttcagtgtcaaaaattggctcttcctgctcgctctcagtGATCATGTTGTCTAAGATGACACAGctagtcatgatctcccacatttgatctttcgaccaggtctgagcggggtaccgaacaacagcaaattgagattgaagcacaccaaatgcccgcttgacatccttcctgcaagcctgccgaaccttcgcaaagtgggagttcttgcctcctggcacagggtttgagatagtcttcacaaatgtggatcatcttggatagatgccatctactaggtagtatcccttgttatagtgccgcccattgaccttgaaattcaccggaggagaatgaccttcaacaagcttggcaaagacatgcGAGCACTAcagtacgttgatgtcattgtgagttcctggcataccaaagaagaaGTGCCAAATCAAGAGGTCATGTGtcgccactgcctcaagtaccacactgcaaccgccatTGGCGCCTTTCTacacccctgccaagcaaatggatagTTCTTCCATTTCTAATGtgtgcagtcgatgcttccaagcatcctagGAAATCCACTTGTTGtattctgtgctaggatccaagTTGTGTCTTCAacattgggtgatcgcaagtattgcggtccaaacactgccaccacttcCATGCAGAACCTGTAGAAATACTCAATGGTCGTGGACAcgaccatgcgcccatagtcgtccagtgaatcaccgggagctccgtatgcaagcatcctcatagctgtcgtgcacttctggagtgaggtgaatccaagtgtgacAGTGCAATCCTTCTTCACTTGAAGTGGCCGCCGAACTCCctgatggaattcacaatcctgaggaagagcttttggctcatccgataacggcgccgaaatactttgtcgccgtgcagtggagcgtcggagaagtagtcggagtagagcaagcAATAGCCTTCGAGTCGATGTTGGTTCTTTGCCTTCATCCGCCCcgacgccgagccacctcgccgagGCTTTGCATTGCTCGCTAGCAGGCTGGCCAGGGCGGCaaggaccatgagatgctcttcttcctgggcgtcgtcttcggcttcctcctccagcagcgccgcgaGTACCTCCTCGTCGTCGGAGTCCATAGCCGAGCaaacaaatcgccgaacacctggcGGGCGTGGTAGGCACGCAGCCGCCGGTATCCCGCCCTGCGCGGCCAGAGCGCCAGAAAGCTCGCCCAGGGACGGGGTGGAGGATGCTGCGGCGAAACCCTTCTCTTTTTCGGCGGGCGAATGGCTTCTCTAGCGGGGGGGAGGGCACCACCGGGATCGGCAAGGCGGCGGGAGGGCGTGcgtgcggcggggggggggggggagggtgatCGTGACATGCAAGATGAGTTTTCTCCTGACAGAGGTGCCCCAGACAAGTTTTTCCCTTCCGCCGGAGCCCCCAGGCGCCCCCCAGTGCGCTGGGTTCGGCTTGGgatcgccgggcccaaaaacgggccgagTCGGCGGATTTCGGTGTTCTGGATGCACGATTGGGTGATTTTTTCGGCGCCGGCTCTAAAAAAGTCGCCTTGAGGGGCCTGTTGGGGACGcgattggagatgctctaaaaccTGTAAGCGAACAAATGCATTTTCTTTTCATGCATATGAATTTGATGGAGTGTGGATAAACCAACACCGTAACCATCTCCCCCTATTTATAATATACCAAAACTAAGCATAAACTTAGCACCAAACACTGTGTGGTAACGTCAGCAATGAGGAATGATACGAAAGTTTTCTAGGTTGTTGGCTGCCTTTGGGCCAAGACTCCAAGTTGACCGAAAGTAAAGATGATCCCTCGACGAAATTAAAACATTAGAGCCAAACGGTTAAGAACGCGTTTCTTGGCATAGCTGGCGACCATTAGATCGATAGCACCAAAGGAACGAAGTCACTTAGGTACTCCAGTAGTCCAGTCTACTTGTGTACCACCTAAAAACGGAAGTGATGTAACCGGCGACACCTTCGTTTTCAAGTGATGATGATGGCAGTGACGTCCGCTAATTaactcgtactccctccgtccggaaatacttgtcatcaaaatggataaaaggaaatgtatctagacatattttagttctagattcttccctttttatccattttgatgacaagtattttcggacggagggagtacgtggtaTACGTGACAGCAACAGTCTGCTGACCTTATACTCGTACAACTGGATCGCATAGATATTTCTTTTATTTTAAGAAAATTTATGACATGCTCATTCACTTGTTATCAAATATTTTTTTTTGTTTGTCCGTAGAGCGGAATGCATTTACGTCATGTATGTTCGACGTATCTACCTACAAGGAAACTCATATGTGTCTATGATGTATtactcaatttttttttatttactccgcatattagctttcgtcaaagtcaaacttcgtaaactttgacaaatttataaacaaaaaatattaacatatgcaATAACAAattaatatcattagattcattattgaatgcacTTTCACATCACATTGAGTATACTATTGTTTATTATAAACTTGGTGagactttatgaagtttgactttaaTTAACTCTAATGTACAAAGTAAATAAGAACGGAAGGAGTACTAGTAGTTTTTAGTGAGTGGGTATGTGTGATACTGTGTATTTGCTTGCGTGCAAGCGTTGTATCCGATGTTTCCAATATTTTTTCAATACAATATGGAATAAGGTGGGTAAAACTCTGTGCATGTGCCATGTGGCACGCCATGACAAGGAAGCTGACCTAACGTCCCATAGCTTTATGCACTCTGTCCTAACCCCAACCCATATTTCTGACCTCCACATATCCACCTCCCTCCCCCACACCTCAGTACTGCTCGTCAAACTCAAGCGCACGAACGAAGGAACGACGGACCACATGCAGCAAGCCAAGGCGCCGGCACCGTGGCTGACGGCGACGGCCACTGCCATGATCAGCAGCACCGACGACGTGCGGAGGACGGTGCAGGCGAAGCCGGTTGTGGTGGTGGGGCGGCGGGAGTGCTGCatggcacacgtggcccggtgccTGCTGCTGGGGCAGGGCGCGAACCCGGCGGTGCTGGAGGTCAGCGACGACGCCGACCCGGCTGCGCTCGTCTTCGCGCTCTGGCCCAAGGACAACAGCACCAAGGTGGCCACCGAAGTCGCCTTCCCGGTGGTGTTCATCGGGGGCAGGCTGCTGGGCGGGCTGGACAGCCTCATGGCCATGCACATGGCCGGCGAGCTCGTGCCGGTCTTGAAGCAGGCAGGAGCCCTCTGGCTTTGAACCTCCGTTCACGCCGTGCCGTTAATTAGTTAGCTCTCGCCATATATGTGTGCGAGTGATTTGTTTCGTGTTTATTATCGCCATATATGTCCTCATGCCATCTAGTAGTATTGTAGACTTCCCTTTGGGAAACGAAAATGGCAAAGAAACAGAGTTTGTTCATAAGATGTGTGCAAAAGGATTTGGAATCATCCTACAGACTtccattttgtttttgtttttcgagGAGGCTTGAATAACTCATGAATTTTGTAAGCTCTCAAACTTTGCTCACTTGTGTCCTGCGACCCAATTGTCTATAGGTTGGTTGAGCTCATGTATGTGTCAATCGAACAGGACTAACAATTTTCTATAAAAACACAAGAGGAATCATACCGTTTTCCGGCAAGTCAATAATTACTGCAAAGTCTTTCTTTTATCCGGCGAACATTTCGGAAAGGAGAGAGTTCAGGAGTTTGACCCACATTACCAACGTCGGTTACGAGTGTTTGGGTTGATGCTAGCGGAACTGGCTACTGGCCAGTCGCCTGATTTTATGAAATGGATCAGTCGAATCCTAACCAATCGACTGAACCAAAATTGTGGTCAGCCAATTTCAGTGTTATAGCACACGTTAACTCTTTTTGCATGCGCTCAGTCTTTCGAAGATGCTCATATGGGTAGGATGTGCGTGTATGCGTTTATAAAAGTGAGTGCATGTGCGGGCATGCGTTCATAGCACTTGCTTCTGTACTGTGTTATAAAAACTCCTTTTGCATACAAAACCAACTGGAGCTCACAAGACTTCATGGACCCAATGTAAAACAATGGCCCGTtgataaacaaaaataaaaatagagaaaaacaaataaaaatgcaGACAACTTACACAAAAATTGCACATTTGTACGATATGCAAAAATAAGCATATAGGAGTGGAATCTATGCAAAAAAGAAATTTTGTAAGAAGGAATGAATTATTTATTTTATATTTGCAATCTCACACATGTATATTTAGTTTTATAGATGCATACAATACATatatgcatacatacatacatatatatatatatatatatatatatatatgtatatatatatatatatcaaaaatgTATTATTACGATGAAAAATAAGCATACACTAGTGAGGTTTGTGCAAAAGTAGTATTTTCTCAAAAGTAATGGATTAGTGACATCGGTATTACctttacaaaataaaataaaatgaaaactaaaacaaaatctAAAATAATAAACTAGTGGCATTGGCATTTGATCCATGGTGTCTCTACTTATCCGGATCAAAATAATGAATATCGGTATTAccgtttaagaagaaagaaaagttAAAACACAATAATGAGAAAATTTGTACACAGTTTGAATAGAAATTGCACTTTTTTATAATATGAAATAATAAGCACAGATAgtgaaatttcacaaaaaaaatcctAAGTAGGAATGAATTAGAGGTATTGGTATTGCCCTTaaagataaataaaataaaataaaaacttaaACAAAATTAAAATATTAAAGTTTTCTAAGAAACAATGAATTAGTGTCATTGGTTTACTGTTAAGAAGAAAGGAACTggaaataataaaacaaataatgaaatattttgTAAACAATTTGCACAGAAGTTACACATTATTAGTGTACATAAAATCATGAATTTTTGGCACATAATATCTATACTCCCGTATAATATACCAATATCAAGGTATATAGACC from Triticum aestivum cultivar Chinese Spring chromosome 3B, IWGSC CS RefSeq v2.1, whole genome shotgun sequence includes these protein-coding regions:
- the LOC123065258 gene encoding monothiol glutaredoxin-S3; the encoded protein is MQQAKAPAPWLTATATAMISSTDDVRRTVQAKPVVVVGRRECCMAHVARCLLLGQGANPAVLEVSDDADPAALVFALWPKDNSTKVATEVAFPVVFIGGRLLGGLDSLMAMHMAGELVPVLKQAGALWL